The Osmia bicornis bicornis chromosome 9, iOsmBic2.1, whole genome shotgun sequence genome has a segment encoding these proteins:
- the LOC114877425 gene encoding uncharacterized protein LOC114877425 isoform X1: MQESIDFYERKYNFTVYATICVNQAIAYLNISLIFVCYIAKYTFGMKMKIPSNHSGNDYGHETGIISYMDNNFESEIDVQGSDESDFSEYLWMENEEEFDKEVIQQLMEEELTEECLKAMWEDERHERNTNSITWSTATNTFENNSAELCQQLSHLKMHDDLAKQSTLNPNAAEFVPAFKSAVTAVSTPPEVTAESS, from the exons ATGCAAGAATCGATCGATTTCTACgagagaaaatataatttcaccGTCTATGCTACCATATGTGTAAACCAAGCAATCGCATATTTGAACATTTCACTC ATATTTGTTTGCTACATTGCTAAATATACATTTggaatgaaaatgaagattCCAAGCAATCACTCTGGGAATGACTATGGACATGAAACAGGGATTATCTCTTACATGGACAATAATTTTGAATCTGAAATTGATGTGCAAGGATCGGATGAAAGTGATTTCTCTGAATACTTGTGGATGGAAAATGAGGAAGAATTTGATAAAGAG gtAATCCAACAATTAATGGAAGAAGAACTAACAGAAGAATGCTTAAAAGCAATGTGGGAAGATGAAAGACACGAAAGGAACACAAATTCTATTACTTGGTCTACCGCTACAAACACATTTGAGAATAATAGTGCTGAACTTTGTCAACAACTCAGTCATTTAAAAATGCACGATGATCTTGCTAAGCAG AGTACACTAAATCCAAATGCAGCTGAATTTGTCCCAGCTTTTAAATCGGCAGTAACAGCTGTAAGTACACCACCAGAAGTTACTGCAGAATCATCATAG
- the LOC114877425 gene encoding polyadenylate-binding protein-interacting protein 2 isoform X2 gives MKMKIPSNHSGNDYGHETGIISYMDNNFESEIDVQGSDESDFSEYLWMENEEEFDKEVIQQLMEEELTEECLKAMWEDERHERNTNSITWSTATNTFENNSAELCQQLSHLKMHDDLAKQSTLNPNAAEFVPAFKSAVTAVSTPPEVTAESS, from the exons atgaaaatgaagattCCAAGCAATCACTCTGGGAATGACTATGGACATGAAACAGGGATTATCTCTTACATGGACAATAATTTTGAATCTGAAATTGATGTGCAAGGATCGGATGAAAGTGATTTCTCTGAATACTTGTGGATGGAAAATGAGGAAGAATTTGATAAAGAG gtAATCCAACAATTAATGGAAGAAGAACTAACAGAAGAATGCTTAAAAGCAATGTGGGAAGATGAAAGACACGAAAGGAACACAAATTCTATTACTTGGTCTACCGCTACAAACACATTTGAGAATAATAGTGCTGAACTTTGTCAACAACTCAGTCATTTAAAAATGCACGATGATCTTGCTAAGCAG AGTACACTAAATCCAAATGCAGCTGAATTTGTCCCAGCTTTTAAATCGGCAGTAACAGCTGTAAGTACACCACCAGAAGTTACTGCAGAATCATCATAG